TTATCAATGTTTTGAGGATGTGTATAAGCAACCCGATTGTAAGTAACGTCCCGATATAGCTCAGGGTTTGATCGATATTTAGTAATTGCTTGAAACATTGCGTCTTTTGCTTTTTCTCTTAGTGAAAGCAGTGTAAGTCTGTGGGATAAAAAGTAAAATAAAGCAGCGTTGATACTTTTTTTTCCTGTAAGAATATCCTCTATATTTTTTTTGTAAGACAGGGCTATGTCGATGTTCTCTTCGGCGTTTTTAATGCTGATGATTGAAGGCCTAGCACTTAAAGAATATTGTTCTGCGTTAAAATTTTCAGCGTAAATTTTATAGTCTTCTGAGAAAGCAATAAATTGGTCGGCATAAGAGAGTATTTCGTGAAGGCGCGTGACTCTAGAGTTGCTATTTTCTTCTTGCATCTCAACAAAGGAAGTTGCTTCGAGAGACGTGAATGCAAAAAATATGACAATAAAAATAAGTTTTTTAAAATGAATCATGATTGGATTTTCAATAAAATTGATTTTTAAAAGATAATAATAAAGATATGGGGAGATATATTAAATTTTCAATTCTGTCAAATTTTTTTGACAAAATATATTTTTTCTAAAAATAGATATAAATATGCAAAATACTTAGTATTTCTAAGTATTCTTGAAGATCATTTTTGTAAGGAAATTATATATCGCCTTTTTCGAGTTCATCATCATGGGCGTCATAATAAGGATCTTCATGAATGATGATTTCAGCGCGGGGGAATTTTATGCGGATATTATGAGAGACTTTTTCTGCTATTTTGTGGGCTTCTTGTAAGGTCATTTCTGGATCCATCTCCAGATGCAGCTGAATAAAACTCTTACTTCCTGAGGAACGGGTTCTTAAATCATGGATGCCTTTTACTTTTGGATGACTAGCTGCAATTCGCGTGATTTCTTCGCGCGCCTCATCGGGAAATTCACGATCAATCAAAATATCAAAAGAATGTTTTATAATGTCCCACGCTGTGTAAAGGATATAAAAGGCGATCGCTGCACCAATGATAGGATCAAAGAAAGTGTGTTGAAAAAAATTACTGAGTCCCAAAGCAAGCAACACACTTAAGTTCACCATAATGTCGCTTTTGTAATGAATGGAGTCCGCGCGAATAGCTGCTGAAGATGTTTTTTTCACAACGTATTGTTGGAACGCCACCAAAAAAATTGTCACGATGATCGATACGATCATGGTAACGAGGCCTATTTTTATTTCAATAAGGGGTTCTGGTTGAATAAGGCGATGCAAGGCTTCATAAAAAAGCCATCCAGCAGAACCTGAAATAAAAGCGGATTGCCCCAGAGCAGCGATGGCCTCAATTTTTCCATGGCCAAAGCGATGTTCTTTATCCGCGGGTCTCAAGGCATGACGAATGGCAACTAAGTTGATAAAAGAAGCCATACCATCTAATAGAGAATCTACCAAAGTTGCCTGAAGGCTCACGGCGTTGGTCATGACCCACGCAAAAAATTTAATTGAAATAAGTCCAACAGCCACCGTCACTGAAGCGTATGTGGCGAGACGAATCAACGTTAACTCTCGTTCAGTTAAGGCGTTGTGCATAAGCTCCCTGTTCTTAAATTCAATTCTTATAAAATTCTAAAAGTATTTAATCGTCATTCAAGAATGATGAAAAGAAAAAAATAGTTTGATTCATCTTTTCCTTTGTCACGGCGCGGCTCTCTTTTAAACTGCAAAAGCCCATATTTTAAAGAGAATGAATGACGTTGGTTACGACACCCCAAATCATGAACATGGTTTCATCGCGCACTTCAATAGCAGGATAAGTTGGGTTTTCAGGCATAAGTAATAATTTGCCATGTTCACGCACAAGGCGCTTTACCGTGGATTCACCATTAATGACAGCGACAACAATACGGCCGCTGCTGGGAGGCAAACTACGATCAACGACCAATAAATCACCCGGATGAATGCCTGCATCGATCATCGAGTCTCCACTTACCCGAACAAAAAACGTGCTATTCGGATTTTTTAAAAGATGCTCATTAAGATCAAGACTATCTTCCGTATACTCTTCCATGCGCTCGGGCAAACCGGCGGGAACATGTGTCGTGTACAACTTGAGAGAGGTTGCATTTCCAATTTTTGGTCTAAAAATTTGATCAACTTTGATGACTTTTTTCCCCGGTTGAGGAACATCAGAAAGCTGTTTCAGCATCAACTTAATTTCATCGACGCGACTTTTAGGAACACGCATA
The sequence above is drawn from the Candidatus Nucleicultrix amoebiphila FS5 genome and encodes:
- a CDS encoding cation diffusion facilitator family transporter codes for the protein MHNALTERELTLIRLATYASVTVAVGLISIKFFAWVMTNAVSLQATLVDSLLDGMASFINLVAIRHALRPADKEHRFGHGKIEAIAALGQSAFISGSAGWLFYEALHRLIQPEPLIEIKIGLVTMIVSIIVTIFLVAFQQYVVKKTSSAAIRADSIHYKSDIMVNLSVLLALGLSNFFQHTFFDPIIGAAIAFYILYTAWDIIKHSFDILIDREFPDEAREEITRIAASHPKVKGIHDLRTRSSGSKSFIQLHLEMDPEMTLQEAHKIAEKVSHNIRIKFPRAEIIIHEDPYYDAHDDELEKGDI
- a CDS encoding LexA family protein; protein product: MKRTVTNISEGKKRHGGKRPGAGRKIGSGPYGERTTVMRVPKSRVDEIKLMLKQLSDVPQPGKKVIKVDQIFRPKIGNATSLKLYTTHVPAGLPERMEEYTEDSLDLNEHLLKNPNSTFFVRVSGDSMIDAGIHPGDLLVVDRSLPPSSGRIVVAVINGESTVKRLVREHGKLLLMPENPTYPAIEVRDETMFMIWGVVTNVIHSL